GCTGCGGCCGTCGCCGTAGACGTCGGCGGTGTCGAAGATGGTGATGTCGGCCTCGGCCGCGGCGTCCATCACGGCGAAGGCGTCCTCGGCCGCGACGGGACCCCAGTCGCCGCCGAACTGCCAGGTGCCGAGACCGATGGAGGAGACTTCGCGGCCGGTACGGCCCAGGGTGCGTCGCTGCATGGGATCGACGGTAGCCCCTGGTCGCCGAGGGGCGGGTCCGCTCGTCCGTTCCGCGAGGCGGCGGACGGAGTGCCCGGGCCCCGAGACGCCGGGCGTCCGGGCCGCCAGCCGTCCGGGCCGCCGCGCGTACCGTGTCGGCATGACCAGCAAGCGCATCGTCGTCGTCGGCGCGACCGGACACATCGGCACCTTCCTCGTCCCGCGCCTGGTGCGCGCCGGCCACCAGGTCGTGACCATCAGCCGCGGCACCCGCTCCGCCTACGTGGGCGCCCCCGAGTGGCAGCACGTCGAGCAGGTCACGGCGGACCGCGAGCAGGAGGACCGCGACGGCGTCTTCGGCGACCGCGTCGTGGCGCTGCGGCCGGGCGTCGTCGTCGACCTCGTCTGCTTCACCCTCGCGTCCGCCGAGGCCCTGGTCGCCGCGCTCCGCGGCACCGACGCGCACCTCGTGCACTGCGGGTCGGTCTGGCGCGCCGGTCCGAGTGCCGTGCTGCCGGTGACCGAGGAGAACGCGACCCCGCCGGTCGGCGAGTACGGCACCCAGAAGGACGCCATCGCCCGGTTCCTCAAAGAGGGTACCGCCCGAGGCGGTGTCGTCACGACCTCGCTGCACCCCGGTCACGTCAGCGGTCCCGGGTGGGCGCCCATCGGCCCGGTCGGCAACCTCGACCCGTCCGTCTGGCACACGCTGTCGGCGGGCGAGCCCCTGCTCGTCCCCGGGCTCGGCGCCGAGTCCATGCACCACGTGCACGCCGACGACGTCGCGCAGGCCTTCGAGCTCGCCGTCGCACACCGCGACGCGGCCGCCGGCGAGGACTTCTCCGTCGTCGCGCCGACCGCCCTGACCGCGCGCGGGTACGCGGCGCTCGCCGCGTCGTGGTTCGGCCAGGAGGCGCGGCTCGAGTCCGTCTCGTGGGACCGGTTCCGGCAGGTGGTCCCGACGGAGCACGCCGAGGCGAGCTGGGAGCACCTGTCGCGGAGCCACGTGTTCAGCATCGAGAAGGCACGCCGCCTGCTCGGCTACGCGCCGCGGTACACCGCGGAGGAGACGGTGCTCGACGCGGTGCGCTGGCTCGTGGACAACGACGAGGTCGAGGTGGCGCGGCCGCTCCTGCCCGCGACGTGATGCCGCCGGCATACGACATCTCCGATCCTTGGTGACCGGCCGACCGGGGTGACACCGTGGCTCCGCCTCACCCGAGGCACGAACAGGAGACACATGAAGCAGCAGCAGGTCGCACTCGTCATCGGTGCCGCGCTCGTCGCCGGACTCGTCGGCGGACCGGCGTCGGTGGCGCACGCATCCGCGTCCGAGGTCCTCGGCGCCGGTCCGGACGCCGGGGGCGTCGTCATCGCCGACCACGGCGCCGGGTCGTCCGGAACATCGACCGGACCGGTGACGCGGCGGGACGACGGCGGTGGTGGGAGCTTCTGGCAGTGGGGCGTCGGGAAGGACGACGCCTGGTCGAACTACTTCCGTGAGCGGCGCTGCCACGGTGCGACCGCCGTCGGTCTGAAGTCGAAGCGCGTCACGGGCGTGCGCGGCGGGAAGTACGCGTTGGCGACGACGCCGAAGGCCCGGAGCGGCAACAAGGCGTTCTACCACAACTGCTGATCGTCGAGCGGGCGCGCTCGACAGCGCGCCCGCCGTCGTCGTCGGAAGGAGGTCGTCGTGGCGATCCGGAGCGTGCGACTGGCGTACGTGGTGCCGCCCGTGCTGGCCGTCGTGCTCGCCTTCCTGGGGTGCCTCCAGCTGAGCCAGGGCGGGCTGGTGGGGGTGTCGTCCGTCGTGACGGTGTCCAGCGGCACGGGTGCCGTGTCGAACCGGGCGGTCGCGCGTGCGCTCGAGCAGGTCGCCCACGAGCACCACGCGACGATCGCCAAGACCGTGGCGGACCGGTCGGAGCCGACGAGCCGCCGGACCGCCCTCGTGACCGACGTTCCGGGGACCCCGGGAGCGACCTGGCTCCGTGACGGCTACGCGGACTTCGACCCCGGCACCACGACGACCGTCCGGCCGATGTCGACCCTCGACCGGTACGACCCGAGCGGTGCCTTCGAGGTCATCGGTGACGAGCAGGCCCGGCGGGCGACGGTCCGGGCACTGGTCGCCGCCGGGTTCGAGACCACGTCCGAGCGCATCCCGTTCCCGACGCGGATCGGGCTCACCGGGGGAGTGGCCGGCGCGACCCCGCTCGTCGGGGTGCTCGCGCTCGGCTGCGTGACGCTGTGCCTGGTCGGGACGGTGGGCGCACCCCGGCGGACGGCGGTCGGGCGGCTGCACGGTCAGACCACCCTGCAGCTCGTCGGCGCGGAGCTCGGTGAGGCACGCACCACGGTCGTCGTCGTCGCGGTCGGCAGCCCGGTGGTCGCCGCGGTCCTCTGGTGCCACGACCGGCTCGCCGCCTGGCCGACCTTCGCCACGGCGGCGGTGGTCGCCTGCGCCGCACTGCTCGTCCCGGTCCTCGCAGCCCACGCACTCGGTACCGTCGTCGCCTGCCGTCGTCCGGTCGCCGCCGCGCTCCGCGGCGCTCGTCCCCCGGGGACGCTGGTGCTCGTGGCACAGGCCGCCCGGGTGCCCGCGGTGCTGCTGCTCGTCGCCGCCGTGTCCGACCTCGGTGCCGCTGCCGCGGTCGCGGGGTCGGGTTCCACCGAGCGGGACCGGCGGGCGGCGGGCGACACCGTGCAGGTGTGGGTGACACCGGACCCTCGCCCTGGAGCGACCACGCAGCGCTACTGGGACCGCATCGGCGCGTTCACGGGGGCCGCGCTCGACCGGCACCAGGCGCTGCTGTCCGCCGCGGTCGAGGTCCCCACGGGGGTCGGTGCCGGGACGGTGCCGGCGGTGTTCGTCGACGCCGGGTACCTGCGACGGCAGGACCTCCGCACCGCGGGCGGGGACCGGATCACGACGGTGGGCGACGCCGTCACGGTCTGGACGCCCGCCGGCCTCGACCGTCGAGCGCTCGTCGAGGCCCTCACGGCGTGGGAGCTGCGGGGAGCGCCCGACCTCCGCCCGGACGACGTCGGTGGTGGTGTCCTCGGCCGGCAGCAGGTCTACACGTACCCGGGTGACGGGACCTCGGCACCGTGGCTGTCCGGGGCGGTGGTGGTCGTCGTCCCGGAGCCGTCGCGGGTCTTCTCGGCGGACCAGCTCGGCGCCTGGTTGTCCACCGGGGACGTGGTCTTCTCGTCCCGGGCCGCGGCCGACGCGGCGATCGCTTACTCCGGCCTGTCCGTCGAGTTCAGCGCCGTGGTGGCCGTCGGACAGGCCGCTGCCGAGCAGCAGCGCGGTGCGGTGACCACCCTCGGCGTCGGTGTCGTCACGACCCTCGCCGCGGTCGTCGTCGCGGTCGTGCTGGCCGCGCTCGCGGTCGTCGCACACCACCGGCGCCACGGGCGGCGGCTGTTCGTGGACGTCGCCGTCGGGCGGTCGTTCGTCCGGGCGAACGCCCTGCTCCTGGCGGTCGAGGCGGCCCTCGTCGTGGTCGCCACGGTCGTCGCACTGGACGACTGGTGGGACCGCCGCGCCGACGGGACGGGTGCGGTCTCGGCGCTCGACCCGGCAGCCCAGGTCGCGGGGCCGGCGGCGGTCGGTGCCGTGCTGGCCGTCCTGGTGGTGACCGGCGCAGCCCTGGTCGTGACGGTGCGCTCGTCCCGGGCCGTCGTGCGGACCCGCGGAGGGACGTCGTGACGGTCGTCGTCCGCGGAGCCGGCAAGCAGCGCGGGGGCCGGACGCTCTGGGACGGGGTGTCGTTCGACGTCGAACGGGGCCAGGTGCTCGCGCTGACCGGACCGAGCGGTGCCGGCAAGTCGACCCTCCTCGACTGCGTCGGTCACATCGAGCCGTTGGACGTCGGCACCGTGACCATCGCGGGCACCAGCGCCGGGCGGAGTCGTCGTCGTGCGCGACTCCTGCGCCGGGACCACCTCGGGTACCTGTTC
The sequence above is drawn from the Curtobacterium sp. L6-1 genome and encodes:
- a CDS encoding NAD-dependent epimerase/dehydratase family protein: MTSKRIVVVGATGHIGTFLVPRLVRAGHQVVTISRGTRSAYVGAPEWQHVEQVTADREQEDRDGVFGDRVVALRPGVVVDLVCFTLASAEALVAALRGTDAHLVHCGSVWRAGPSAVLPVTEENATPPVGEYGTQKDAIARFLKEGTARGGVVTTSLHPGHVSGPGWAPIGPVGNLDPSVWHTLSAGEPLLVPGLGAESMHHVHADDVAQAFELAVAHRDAAAGEDFSVVAPTALTARGYAALAASWFGQEARLESVSWDRFRQVVPTEHAEASWEHLSRSHVFSIEKARRLLGYAPRYTAEETVLDAVRWLVDNDEVEVARPLLPAT
- a CDS encoding lactococcin 972 family bacteriocin; the protein is MKQQQVALVIGAALVAGLVGGPASVAHASASEVLGAGPDAGGVVIADHGAGSSGTSTGPVTRRDDGGGGSFWQWGVGKDDAWSNYFRERRCHGATAVGLKSKRVTGVRGGKYALATTPKARSGNKAFYHNC